TGCTATACAGGCAAATTATCTAATTCAAAGCGGCGATGCAAAACGTGTTTTGGTCATTGGATCAGAAACACTATCCCGAATAATTGACCCGCATGACCGGGATAGCATGATATTTTCAGATGGGGCAGGAGCTGTAGTTTTTGAAGCAACTGAAGATGATCAGCCGATCGGTATTATTGCTCATAAAACTCAAACGTTTGCGGGTAATTTCGCCTCGCTCTTGTACATGTCTAAAAGCTGTAATCCAGCTGCAAATGATGGTAATACCTACATGAAAATGAATGGTCGCAAGCTATATGAATTTGCGGTTGTAAACGTTCCTCATGTGGTAAAAATGGCTATAGATAAAGCAGAGCTGGATATTGAGGATATCAAAACCGTATTTATTCATCAGGCAAATGGCAAAATGGACAATGCGATTATGAAAAGACTTTTCAAATTATATCATAAGGACTCAGTGCCCGAAAACCTTGTACCTATGACCATTTCATGGTTAGGTAATAGTTCAGTTGCAACTATCCCTACCTTGTTAGACCTGGTCATCAAAGAAAAGGTTGCCGGCTATAAAATAAAGAAAGGCGAATATGCCGTATTTGCTTCTGTAGGAGCAGGAATGCATATTAACGCCTTCGTATATCGATTTTAATTGTTCAGTTTTCTCAGACCGTCTTTTGCCTGAGTCTCAATACTGTTCTCATATTCATGATTTTTCATATTGATTGCCTGGCTAAAGTAAACTTTAGCCTTGGCATCATTCTTTTTACCTGCATATATCTTGCCCATATTCAAGGCAGAAGTTGCAGCATAATAGTATTTTAAATTCTTGCCATTGTTTACAGCATTCTGATAATATTGTAATGCGTTATCATCCTTGCCCAGAGCATCATATATTCTGCCCATACGATAGTAGTATTCTACTTTATCTTTTACAGACTGATAACCCGATGCGTTTTCATCCACGAGCAAATCCAGCGCTTTAGCATAATAGCCTCCATCAAATAATAGCCTGGCCTTTAATAAGCTGTTATCCGGAGCGGGGGCACCAGCCTCATTCACCGCTTGTTTATCTTTTTCTGCATAAGTATAACCTGAGCTCTTAACTTTAGCTATATAGCCTCTATAAGCTCCCGTGTCGCCATTTAATAACGCTATCCACGACAAGTGAAGGTTTGCATCTTTAATGTAATTCACGCCCTTATTCAGCTGCAAAAATCTTTTGAAATTATTTGTAGCTGAATAATCCAGTTTATTCAGCTTTGCAGTACCCATTAACAATTCCAGATAAGGGAATGCCTGATAACCTTCACCAGCAGGTCGTTTTGCAAGAATAGCTATAGCCTCTTCATTGTGACCGTTTCTGGCACATACATATGCTTGAAGATATGCTTTTAATAGGCTATTATCTGATATTCTGGCAGTATACTTCATAGTTTTAGCATAAGCTTCAGGAGAATGAATTACATCGGATAAAACATAAGAATAATAAAACACGACTTCTTCATAAAAGGGCTCGAAAGTAGAACGGGGTAGGTTTTGAGCAAGTTTATCCAGCATAACAAGTCCCTTTTGCACATCCCCCTTTACACCAAAAGTAGAAAGAGTACTTTTGAGCACACCGTCTGGCAAATTCCCTAAAAAAACATTGATAAGACCTAAACCTTTACTATTTAAGTGAAATCCAGGAAATTTCTTATTATTTTCCTGCAATAAACCATTAGCTTTTTTGATTTCTCTGGCAGCAGTGAAATACTCTCCATACCGACTTCTCAATAAAGCCCATTGCAAATTGATTTCCGCTTGCGCATATAAATAATATGGAGACTTTTCATCGTCATCTTCAATCTGGCTTAACCTGCTGGATTTTTCATCTTTCAATTTGTCAAAATCCTGCTTGCTTTCTACCGTGATCAGGTAAAAATAATCTGCATAATTCTCCAATAAAGGAACGATAGAATTCTTTGGGTGCACATTCTTTTCTGCAGCAATCAATTGTTTTGCTGCATTTATTTTAAGCTCAAATATCAATTGATAAGCCTTCAGGCAATTTGCATTAAAATCAAAGTTGGCATGTACTGTACCGGGAAGAGCTAAAAGCAGAGGTAAAAGACAATATTTTAACAGGATTATCAGTTTCCTTTTGGCAGGCATAATTACAGTATTTCTATATCGTGAATCCATAAAAACGACTAAGGGTATATTATTATTTTAAATTCGGAAAATTCTGTATAAAAAAAACGGTCAGATTACAATCTGACCGTTTTTTTTATAGTGTTAGCAATAATAGCTTAATTATGCAGGTACATTTTCCAATGTCAATGCCTCATCAACTAAAATTCTACCGCAATGCTCACATACGATGATTTTTTTACGTTGACGAATATCCAGCTGACGTTGAGGAGGAATCTGATTAAAACATCCTGAACAAGAATCACGATCAATGGTTACAACAGCAAGACCATTGTTTGCATTTCCTCTTAATCTTCTGTAAGCAACCAATAATCTTTCTTCAATTACAGCTTCAGCTTTTTCGGCTTTTTTATTTAAAGCCTGCTCATCTTTTTCTGTTTCAGAAGTAATAGTCTGCAATTCTCCTCTTTTAATCTCTAAATCATTTTTTCTGGATTCAAGATCGGCCAAAGCTTTCTCATAAACTTCAGTTTTAGAAGAAATATCAAACCCGTATTCTCTGATTTTCTTTTCACAAACCTGAATTTCAAGAGATTGGATTTCAACTTCTTTTGTTAAAGCATCATACTCACGATTATTTTTTACTTCTTTTAACTGAGTATCATATTTTTTAATCAAAGCCTGAGATTCTTTGATCATATTTTTACGTGTTACAATAGCATCTTCGGTATCATCCAATTCAGCTTTGAATTTTTGTATACGCGTCTCCAATCCAGCTACCTCATCTTCTAAATCCGCTACTTCCATTGGTAATTCACCACGGATCTGACGTATTTTATCAATTTTTGTATGAAGGGTTTGTAATTCGTATAAAGCTTTCAGCTTTTGCTCTACAGTTTGTTCCATTAAATGAAATAATTTATGGGTATAATTATATTTAACTAAATATCAGTTATTTAACCGTTTCTTAGCTTTCGCAAAGACTCAAAACAAAACTTAATTCCCTAAATTATTGGAATTAATTATCATACAGTCTATTGCTAAAGCTTGCAAAGATAAGTATTATATTTTCTTTCAGCCATACAATTTGCTATTAATCTGCTGATTGGCTTTTAATTAAATATTTTATCCTCGTCCGGTCGAGCTTAACCCTTTATTTCATCCTCCCTTTTAAGTCTTCACTTGCTGTACTACGTTGTTTACTACCAGATCCGTCTCCTCCAAAGCGATAACTGAATGAGAGGACTACTGCGCGGCTATCAGACCTGCTATGGCTATAGGTAGCAATATTATCATACGTAGCAGATTGTTTAATTTGCCTGCTCTGAAAAATATCATTAACCAGAAGCTTTATGCTGGCTTTTTCTTTCATAATATCCTTCTGGCCACCTGCTGATATCATATAATAAGCTTTTGTTGTAAACACTCCGGAGATTACTTTTGATTTATACAATCCGTCAATTTCTGCCTTCCAGCCATCTCCCAGCTTAAATGAGTGCTGTGAATCAAAAGAAAAACTGGTCCCTTTAATATTTTCCTCTCCTTTTTGTCCTGCAACAGAAAAATTATTATGGAAAAGATTTGCAAACTGCGTTCCTGACCACCATTTGAAAAAATCTACTGAAGCTGTAAAACTGATGCCATAATTTTTAAAAGTAGCCAGATTTTCAGGTTTCTGGAAGGATAATTCACCATTTCCTCCAACCAGACTACTGATTACATCCGTGCTTGAATTATAAGTAAGTGTCGTATAATACCGTGAACGAAACCCATGACTTAATTCAAACGCATTTACAACCGAAGGCCGCAGATACGGATTTCCTTCTTCATAAGAAAAAGGATCCATATAGACTCTAAAAGGATTCATGTCCCAGTAACCTGGTCGCTCTATACGTTTACTATAGCTTAACTGTACTCTATTTTTATCATTAATTTCCTGCGTCAGGAATACACTTGGAAACAATTTGAAATAACTTCTTTTCACCAGAGAGTCTGTAGTCAGCTGATGTCCCCTGGTATAAGTGTACTCGCCGCGAAGCCCGGCCTGTATACTAAATTTACCTATTTCTTTTTTCAAATTTATATACCCCGCCTGAATCTGTTCCTTATAAATGAAGTCATTGCTGGTTGAATAATCAGGTACATAAATCTCATTTTGCAGTGTATCATACTTCAAATTATTTAGCATCCGGACAAAACTTCCTTTCCAGCCAGCTTCCAGTTTTACCAGATTACCCACTGGCAATGCATAATCTATCTTTGCCACATAGATATCATTGTCAGAAGGCAGGTCTCCTTTTCTTGATTTACCTGTAGGTGAAACAGCATGGTGAGCTCCATTAAACCAGGTATCCAGCTGCTGATTCATTTTAGAGGAATGTGTTACATAGTCCAGATCTGCAGTCAGTTCATGGCCACTATCATTGAACAGGTGCTTGTAATTAATGTTATAGAGCATATCTGTCCATCTTTCTTTTCCTTCAGTATTAGTCTGAGCATCCCAGATTAAAACACCTGTTGAATTATCATAAAGACGATTTCGCGTTGGCTGAATTGTTGGATATTGACCGACTCCTCCATTCACAAGAAAACCCAGCGTGTTCTTTTCATTAAGAAACAAATCCATCCCAACCTGGAAATTATGGGACCGCAGCCTTGCTTTTTCATTCATTTGCTGTATGGAGCTGTTATATGCATTTCTGCTTCCATCGCGGTAAAAATTTCTTCTAACTTCTTCAGACCCTTCCAGATCCTGATAGAAATAGTTATAATTCCCAAAAAAACTTACTTTTTCTGACCGGTAGTTAAGACTTGTACCACCGCCAAAACGAGCAGCCCTTCCTGCCCCTCCATTAGCAGAAATTGTTCCGTTGAGGCCGGTTTTAACATTTTTCTTTAAGACAATATCGACTATACCTCCATTACCAGCCGCATCATATTTAGAGGATGGATTTGCCATGATTTCAATCCTGGAAATAGTGTTTGAGGCTGTTCCACGTAACAGATTTGCCAGTTGATTTCCCGATAAATAAGTCGGTTTTCCGTTAATCATGACCATAGTACCAGGTCTGCCTTTTAAACTTAGTTCGCCCTTATCACTAACGGTTACACCAGGTGCCTTACTCAATAATTCCAATGCCGTTCCGCCTTCTGCCATAATACTATTTTCCACATTCATCACCATCCGGTCAAGCTGTTGTACAATAGCTGATTTACCAGCTTTAATCTCAACCGTATTCAGGGCCAGTTGATCCGTTATCATCCTGATACGGCCAAGATTAGAGATTACATTAGTACCATTCAATTCAATAGGCTCACTAATATAGTGCTGATAACCTATAAAACTAATTTTGACAAAATATTTGCCTTTAGGGATGTCCGAAAGATTAAAATATCCCGTAGAATCACTTACAACCGCTTTCACTTTTGCAGAATCTGCAGCCCTGAGCAAAAATATGCCTGCATAGCCAACCGGTTTTTGCTGTTCATCTGTCAGATGGCCTCTCACCTGATGTGTCTGTGCCTGTATAAGAGAGAATATGAAAAAACTTAATAGGGTCAGGAGTACTTTCATGCAGTCATTCTTTTATTTTTATTCACTTTCTTTCTTTTACCCCACCAGACATAAAACCCCGTAATTGGTAAACTCGCACAGATCAAACTTGTTATAAAGGCAATAATTTTTGTAAAAAGCCCACCAACAGCTCCTACATGAAAGGCATAATTAGATTTACGGAGCCAGTCTGCAAAAGGAAGATCTGCTAAACGTTTCCCCGAATAAGGCAGTGCTTCAATTGTAACCGGATCAAAGTAAAGATCTCTCCAACTACCATTATGCATATCCGTACAGGCATAAATTGCTTCATCATTATGGTCAGGAATAGTAACAATAATGGCATTTTTTTCATGTACCGCCATTTCCTTTCTTACCTTATACCATACCTTGTCTGAACTGTAAACTATGGGGTTTGGCGGAGGCTGTATTTTAATTTCCTGCTGCTTCTGACGCTTGGAATTAGTGCCACCGGTCAGCCAGTAAACACTTTTTGAAAACCATGAAAAGCTCATTATCAACCCCGTGCATGCTAGTACAACGGCTATTAACAAAGAATAAAATCCAAGTACATTATGAAGATCATAATTGACCCTTTTAAATTTAGCGTTCCATTTTATTTTAAAACTCTTATTGATATTCGTTTTATTCCATTTTTTTGGATACCACAAAATGAGTCCGCTGATTAAGAGCAAGAAAAAGATAAAAGTTCCCCAACCTACAACAGCTTTCCCGATTTTTCTCCCCATCCACAGATTCCGGTGACCTTCATCCATAAAATGAAAGAATGCATCATGATCAGCAACTGCAAGTATTTCTCCGGAAAAGGGATTAACATACACCGTAGAATCAGAATTAACCGTCACATGGGCAGATTTATCTAACCCATGATACCAGATGCTCCCAGCTTTTTTACCCGGTAAGGCTTTTGCGATACTATTATAAATCTGAGAGGGCGGAAGATATTTACTTTCCGCCTCTGGCTCAACTGTCAGATATGGATAGAGTAAATTATTTATTTCCTGCTCAAACACTAGTATGCAGCCAGTCAGACTAACAATAACTACAATAATACCAGAAGCAAGTCCCAACCACAAATGGAGCCAGCCATTGATTTTTTTGAACATTGAAAAACAGTTAAAAAAAGGGCCGCTTACACCTGATAATGCGGCCCAACAAAACACAATATTTTAATAGTTTAATTTCGATATAGCAGTTACACCATCCGCGCCCTCAATATGAACACCTCTTGTTGCCGTTCCGCTATCTGCATTGATAATGTAAACATAGTACTCACCTGCATCATCCTGCATTACATAATTGATTGTTTTACCATCTTGTTCAGCATAAACAATCAGCTTAAATCCACCAAATTCATGGACAGGAACACCTGTAACGGGAGTAACTTTATTATTAAATACATCTGCGATAATCATCTTGATTTTTCCTCCGGTTGCTCCGGCATTAGTATAAACTGCCATCAGAAATTTGCCATTTCCAATATATTCACCTCTTGATATTTTTGACCCTGTCGCACCCTCAATATTAAAGAAATAGGATTTATCGAACTGTTCAGCTCCTTTTTTGATACGTACAATACCAGATGGCTTTGCCGATTTTCTATGTTCACCATCACCCATTGCTGTAGACCATGCATAAGTATCGCCATTCTCGATTTGATGCATACCCTGCTGACTGCTCCAGTCTCCGATAAAACCAGTACGATCATCTCCTATTGTTTTTTCATATTTAAGCTCAGGATAACTGAAAACAGCCACCCACGTACTGTCTAAACTTCCGTACTCACCCTCGTAAACTCTGCCACCTGGAGTATGTTTAAACTTATAGTAAGGAAGATATATTTTATTCCCTACTTCAAATAAGCCTGTCCATACAGCATTAAAGCCAGTACCTGTTATTTTATTTAAATCAGTTGTACTTCTTCCTGAAATTTGAAGATTAACTGCATCAAAACGGTATAATTCACCTATACCACTTGAACGCGGGTCACCACCACCTATCCAGAAATCTTTACCCACTTTACCGGATACACCTGTACGAAAAGTCGTTACTGATCTTCCGGCTTCAACAACTTTGCCTTGTTCATTAAGACGAAATGGTCTTACAAGTCCCTGTTCATTATAAGCCTGGGCAAATACAGTATTATTCTGGACGATAAAAGACCAGGCGTCTACTTCCACGCCATTATTGACTGATGAAACTCCTCCTTTGGTAATATCATCAGTACTTACGATATATGTTGCGGCAGCTTCACCCTTTCCAGTATAAACAAATACATATTTTGAACGAACAGGTTTTACAGGATCGACAGGACCCGGATTTTCTGAATTATTCTTACTGCAAGCGCCTAATAGTACACTCATCCCTAATATGCCTGTTATTAAAAAATTAGTAGTCTTTTTCATTGTTTTATAATTTGTTTTTACGTGTTATTTAAGTTTTTAATGGCTCTCAGGAGCACGTCGTGGTTAATTGTAGTCATGTACTACCGAGAGATAGTATTCATTTCGGTTTGCGTTCTGTTACACATGATGGTTTTATTTATTTAAGGATTAAATGGTCCTCCGCAATCAGGTGCCTCTTTTTTTAGAAAAATAATAGCGGAACTTAACATTGAAAGAGCGGCTTGGCTTTTGCAATGCATAATTATCAAACAGCTCAGAATCAGTTAAATTCATACACTCTACTGCGATATTATATTTGCCCCCGCCTATCGCGTAGACCATACTGACATCATGCGCCCACTGTGTTGGCACTTCCATCTTACCCTCTTTAGATCCCTGACCAGGCCAGTACAGATAAAATTTATTGACATATAACAGATTATAACCCAGAGTAAGCTGGTTCCCTTTTTTCAGGACATTATTGAAATAAACACTGGCATTTGCATTTCCAAAAAGGTAGGGAGTATTAGGGATACGATCTCTGTAATTGATACTTCTTGTTGCAGAAAATTCTCCACTTCTCAATTTTTCAAACTCATTGTTATCCCTTAAATTCTGATAAGTAAAATTGGTATTTAACGTGAATAATTGCTTATAGGCATAGCGCAGTTCTGCATCAATCCCACGATTGGTTACTTTTCCTACATTCTCAGATATGCTCAAATAAGTTCCGTTACTCCCTCCGGGAAGTACTCTGGCCCGGATATAGTCGGTCGCATTACGAAAAATATAATTAGCCTGAATCTGGAAGAAATGTATTTTATCTATTTCTGCAGTATAAGTGGCTCCAATGTTAATATTATCACTTTTCTCCGGCCTGAGGTCCAGATTTGCAATAGTAGTATATACATTACCAAAGAACTCATCATTGTCTGGTAAACGATAAGCCTTTTCGTAAGAAGCCTTAAGCTGAATGTTTTCTGTTAAAAAATAAGATCCCGCAAGACCATATCCCTGTCTGGATAAGTCTTTGTTCCTTGAAAGTATACCGTAGACTTTTTCTTTAGTCACCTTATCAAGTTCACTAACTACATTATTACTGGAAATATGCTGGTTATATTGTTTGATAAAGGCAGTAAAATTCGATTTTTCATTAAGATTAAAGCGATAACCTAATCCTAACATGTTCTTCCTGGAAACCTGGGGTTGTTTATCCTGCAGGTTTTCCGGATCAAAACGGTTCAGTCCTTTCCTGTTAAAAGTGGAGAATTGCTCATTAAGAGAAAAGGAGTGACGGTCATTAAGCGTATAATTCAGACCTGCATTAGCCAGACCACTATTATTTTTAAACTTAAAATCGGTTAGACTAACTTCCCCGCCAATAGCATTAGGCATACCCCGGTATCTGGCTACCGAAGATCCATCCCAGGTAAATGTTCTGGGAACAGTATCCACATTACGCTCTTCTCCAAAATTAAAATTTCCATTCACCCTTAAATCCAGTCCTTTAACAAATAAATCTCTCTTCACATATTTAAGGGTAGGTTGTATCGTATTTCCGGATTTCCATCTCGCACCAAATACATCTTCCATCCTGTTTCCAACCTGTATGTCTGCCTTGTTTTGTCCTAAAGTAATACCCACCAGAAACTGGTCAGCATATTTTTTCCCGGACACTCCAATATTTGCGATTACAGTTTCATTATGATACTGATCATGAAATCTGCGTACTCTTCTCAATGTATTTACTCCGGTTATACTGTCTGTTATGTTTCCGTTTATCCAGTAATTATTATCGGAGTAATTCTGAAAAGCACTTAGTTGTGCTGTAAAGCCAGATTTAGCAGTATAGCCTGCATTAACCGAGCTTTTATGTGTGTTAAAAGATCCATAAGAATAAGAAGCATCGACAT
This portion of the Pedobacter lusitanus genome encodes:
- a CDS encoding outer membrane beta-barrel protein, producing MKVLLTLLSFFIFSLIQAQTHQVRGHLTDEQQKPVGYAGIFLLRAADSAKVKAVVSDSTGYFNLSDIPKGKYFVKISFIGYQHYISEPIELNGTNVISNLGRIRMITDQLALNTVEIKAGKSAIVQQLDRMVMNVENSIMAEGGTALELLSKAPGVTVSDKGELSLKGRPGTMVMINGKPTYLSGNQLANLLRGTASNTISRIEIMANPSSKYDAAGNGGIVDIVLKKNVKTGLNGTISANGGAGRAARFGGGTSLNYRSEKVSFFGNYNYFYQDLEGSEEVRRNFYRDGSRNAYNSSIQQMNEKARLRSHNFQVGMDLFLNEKNTLGFLVNGGVGQYPTIQPTRNRLYDNSTGVLIWDAQTNTEGKERWTDMLYNINYKHLFNDSGHELTADLDYVTHSSKMNQQLDTWFNGAHHAVSPTGKSRKGDLPSDNDIYVAKIDYALPVGNLVKLEAGWKGSFVRMLNNLKYDTLQNEIYVPDYSTSNDFIYKEQIQAGYINLKKEIGKFSIQAGLRGEYTYTRGHQLTTDSLVKRSYFKLFPSVFLTQEINDKNRVQLSYSKRIERPGYWDMNPFRVYMDPFSYEEGNPYLRPSVVNAFELSHGFRSRYYTTLTYNSSTDVISSLVGGNGELSFQKPENLATFKNYGISFTASVDFFKWWSGTQFANLFHNNFSVAGQKGEENIKGTSFSFDSQHSFKLGDGWKAEIDGLYKSKVISGVFTTKAYYMISAGGQKDIMKEKASIKLLVNDIFQSRQIKQSATYDNIATYSHSRSDSRAVVLSFSYRFGGDGSGSKQRSTASEDLKGRMK
- a CDS encoding TonB-dependent receptor; its protein translation is MQSKNFFLTGILCALIFFAQAQNSRNGTIKGNVYNDQSEAIPGAIIKLLPLNKTTVSDERGEFHFTGVAAGSYKLSIHALGHIKAEKSLTVIAEKEVAASFRLKQDVRQIDEVAILGFSKNQKTNRQAYNVISIDAKALHNTTMDLGQVMNRVSGARVRESGGVGSNMTFSLNGFTGNQVKFFLDGIPMENFGSSFQLNNIPVNLADRIEVYKGVVPVWLGGDALGGAVNIVTNTDPGTYVDASYSYGSFNTHKSSVNAGYTAKSGFTAQLSAFQNYSDNNYWINGNITDSITGVNTLRRVRRFHDQYHNETVIANIGVSGKKYADQFLVGITLGQNKADIQVGNRMEDVFGARWKSGNTIQPTLKYVKRDLFVKGLDLRVNGNFNFGEERNVDTVPRTFTWDGSSVARYRGMPNAIGGEVSLTDFKFKNNSGLANAGLNYTLNDRHSFSLNEQFSTFNRKGLNRFDPENLQDKQPQVSRKNMLGLGYRFNLNEKSNFTAFIKQYNQHISSNNVVSELDKVTKEKVYGILSRNKDLSRQGYGLAGSYFLTENIQLKASYEKAYRLPDNDEFFGNVYTTIANLDLRPEKSDNINIGATYTAEIDKIHFFQIQANYIFRNATDYIRARVLPGGSNGTYLSISENVGKVTNRGIDAELRYAYKQLFTLNTNFTYQNLRDNNEFEKLRSGEFSATRSINYRDRIPNTPYLFGNANASVYFNNVLKKGNQLTLGYNLLYVNKFYLYWPGQGSKEGKMEVPTQWAHDVSMVYAIGGGKYNIAVECMNLTDSELFDNYALQKPSRSFNVKFRYYFSKKRGT
- a CDS encoding PepSY-associated TM helix domain-containing protein; its protein translation is MFKKINGWLHLWLGLASGIIVVIVSLTGCILVFEQEINNLLYPYLTVEPEAESKYLPPSQIYNSIAKALPGKKAGSIWYHGLDKSAHVTVNSDSTVYVNPFSGEILAVADHDAFFHFMDEGHRNLWMGRKIGKAVVGWGTFIFFLLLISGLILWYPKKWNKTNINKSFKIKWNAKFKRVNYDLHNVLGFYSLLIAVVLACTGLIMSFSWFSKSVYWLTGGTNSKRQKQQEIKIQPPPNPIVYSSDKVWYKVRKEMAVHEKNAIIVTIPDHNDEAIYACTDMHNGSWRDLYFDPVTIEALPYSGKRLADLPFADWLRKSNYAFHVGAVGGLFTKIIAFITSLICASLPITGFYVWWGKRKKVNKNKRMTA
- a CDS encoding tetratricopeptide repeat protein, encoding MDSRYRNTVIMPAKRKLIILLKYCLLPLLLALPGTVHANFDFNANCLKAYQLIFELKINAAKQLIAAEKNVHPKNSIVPLLENYADYFYLITVESKQDFDKLKDEKSSRLSQIEDDDEKSPYYLYAQAEINLQWALLRSRYGEYFTAAREIKKANGLLQENNKKFPGFHLNSKGLGLINVFLGNLPDGVLKSTLSTFGVKGDVQKGLVMLDKLAQNLPRSTFEPFYEEVVFYYSYVLSDVIHSPEAYAKTMKYTARISDNSLLKAYLQAYVCARNGHNEEAIAILAKRPAGEGYQAFPYLELLMGTAKLNKLDYSATNNFKRFLQLNKGVNYIKDANLHLSWIALLNGDTGAYRGYIAKVKSSGYTYAEKDKQAVNEAGAPAPDNSLLKARLLFDGGYYAKALDLLVDENASGYQSVKDKVEYYYRMGRIYDALGKDDNALQYYQNAVNNGKNLKYYYAATSALNMGKIYAGKKNDAKAKVYFSQAINMKNHEYENSIETQAKDGLRKLNN
- a CDS encoding DUF4374 domain-containing protein, with translation MKKTTNFLITGILGMSVLLGACSKNNSENPGPVDPVKPVRSKYVFVYTGKGEAAATYIVSTDDITKGGVSSVNNGVEVDAWSFIVQNNTVFAQAYNEQGLVRPFRLNEQGKVVEAGRSVTTFRTGVSGKVGKDFWIGGGDPRSSGIGELYRFDAVNLQISGRSTTDLNKITGTGFNAVWTGLFEVGNKIYLPYYKFKHTPGGRVYEGEYGSLDSTWVAVFSYPELKYEKTIGDDRTGFIGDWSSQQGMHQIENGDTYAWSTAMGDGEHRKSAKPSGIVRIKKGAEQFDKSYFFNIEGATGSKISRGEYIGNGKFLMAVYTNAGATGGKIKMIIADVFNNKVTPVTGVPVHEFGGFKLIVYAEQDGKTINYVMQDDAGEYYVYIINADSGTATRGVHIEGADGVTAISKLNY
- a CDS encoding 3-oxoacyl-ACP synthase III family protein; translated protein: MGNKKHISSVIAGTGSYIPENIVSGDSFLNSTFYENGLILEKDNADIISKFSEITEIIERRYIDDNLLNSNIATIAAQRALDDAKIDKETLDHIIVCHNFGDIHHGSNRMDILPSLAAKVKQQLEIVNPDCVSYDIIFGCPGWVQGAIQANYLIQSGDAKRVLVIGSETLSRIIDPHDRDSMIFSDGAGAVVFEATEDDQPIGIIAHKTQTFAGNFASLLYMSKSCNPAANDGNTYMKMNGRKLYEFAVVNVPHVVKMAIDKAELDIEDIKTVFIHQANGKMDNAIMKRLFKLYHKDSVPENLVPMTISWLGNSSVATIPTLLDLVIKEKVAGYKIKKGEYAVFASVGAGMHINAFVYRF
- a CDS encoding zinc ribbon domain-containing protein, with the protein product MEQTVEQKLKALYELQTLHTKIDKIRQIRGELPMEVADLEDEVAGLETRIQKFKAELDDTEDAIVTRKNMIKESQALIKKYDTQLKEVKNNREYDALTKEVEIQSLEIQVCEKKIREYGFDISSKTEVYEKALADLESRKNDLEIKRGELQTITSETEKDEQALNKKAEKAEAVIEERLLVAYRRLRGNANNGLAVVTIDRDSCSGCFNQIPPQRQLDIRQRKKIIVCEHCGRILVDEALTLENVPA